One Vicinamibacteria bacterium genomic window, CTTCTGGCGCGGCTACCTTCTCGCGCCGATCCGAATTGGAGGCCAGGTCATTTCGCACGCGCCATCCCCCCCGGTTATCGGGAAACTCTGTCGCAGGGCTCGAACCGGCTCGACGATCAACAGCTCCTCCCCTACTACGAGGCCTTGCGGAAGATCACCCGCGAGCCCCTGTTCTCCCGAGAGCGTTGGCTCGCGATTCTGAGTATGAACCTCGGGACTTGCTCCGACCACGTTCCCTTCGACCGATATCGGTATGCGGGCCGTGAGCGCGTGAGACTCACCGAGATCACGGTCGAGACGGGCGATGTCCGCGAGCTTTCGGGGGCCGGTCTGCGGATCGAGCTCAGTAGTGTCCGGCATGCCCCACTCATCGAAGTCAGTCTCGATTGCGACGACGACTACGAGCTCCGCTATCTGAGAGCTGGTGAGCCCCTTGGCGTGTCCGAGGTCTCGAAACTCTGCCAGGCCGGTGGAGGAATCATCCGCAGGACTGTCGAGGTTCCCGAGGCGGCTCGCACCGAGGGCTACGACGTGATCTGGCTCGTTCCCACGAGAGGATTCAGGCCTTTTCGTACGGCTCAGCTGCGCCTTCTTCGATGACCCGGCTTGCGTTGAGACTTCTTCATGTGTTCGGTGTAGCCGCCTTGCTGCTCCTGGCTCTCGGTTTGGTTCTCGAGAGCGGTAAGCGGGGGTTCCTTGCAGCCGACCAGTCCATCCTGTTCGATGGTGGCTACCGGGTCGCGCTCGGACAGGTACCCTACCGTGACTTTTTCATCCCTACGGGCCCGGTTCCCTTCTGGATCCAGGGACTGTTTTTCGCAGGCTTCGGCGTCAGCTACGGGACCTATATCCTCCACGCGGCGGTCATCAACGCGGCCGTCGCCCTGCTGGCCCTCTTGTGGTTTCGGACGGTGTTTCCGCAATCGCGCCTGCACGGCTATTTCGCGGCCGTGTTGACCGCGTTTTGGTTCTACCCACCCTTCGGGACTCCCTGGTTCGAGCAGACGGCGTTCTTCTTTCATTTCGCCGCGATGTTTCTCCTCGTGCGATCGCTCGCCGCCGCAAACCCGTCCTGGCGTTCCCTTCGGATGAATCGGCGCGGCTACCTCTTGCTCGTGGCCGCTGGTCTGGCGGACGGTCTGTCCTTCCTCTGCAAACAGAACGCCGGGCTTCTGGCGGTCGCGGCGAGTCTCGGGGTTCTCGGTATGGGTGTCTCGGCTCGACTGCGTCAGAGACTCGTGCTGGCGACCTGTTTCGCCGCGGGAGTCGCGCTCGCGTTCGTCTCGTTCGCGACCTGGCTCCTCTTCGCTTCCAACGTGGATCTTTTTCGACTCTTCTTCCTCGAGATCCCATCGCAGGAGGGTTTGCGCCGCCTGGGGCAGCTCGGGGCGATGGACCTCCTCTCGGGCGCTTTCTCGATGACGACTCCGGTCAGGACGTTCAGCGCTCTTTCGGCCGTTGTTGCCGCAGGAGTCTTTCTTACCGATGGATACCTGCGCGTCACCGGGCGGGACGGCCCTCTCGCTCCCCAAGGACGTATGGCTGCGGGCACGCTCCTGTCGCTCTTCGTGCTCCAGAGCGTCTTCATCCCGCTGACGGTCAACGAGCCGGAGAACGGCTTCTCTTTCTGCGGAATGATGGTCGCACTCGCAATGCTCCTCGTCCGTGACATGTCGCCAAACTCTCTCGGATCCGAAGCCTCTCGCCGCGCCACTCCATTCGCCGTCACCTACTGGCTTGGGTCGCTCTTGATGTTCTTTGCTCTCGCGCAGCAAGCGCGGAGTGTAGCGCTCAACCGTGGCGTCCACGACGTTTTCTCGCGATCCCGATTCGACGCGAATGTGGTGTCCCGCGCGATGCATCCGGTGCAGTGGGCCATCCCCACGCCGGCCGCGCGGCGGTCCGAAGAAGAGATCCCGGTCGAAGACATCGATCGCTTGACCGAATTTCTACGACGGTCCGAGGATTTCTTCGTCTTTCCCGATTTCACCGTCCTGTATGGTCTCGTCGGTGCAACCCCCCCGCAGCCGCTTCTGTGGTTTCACCGAGGACTCACCTATTCCCTCGAGAAAGCACCATGGTTGGACCGCCGCCTCGTGCAAGAGCTCCATGAGCGTCGTGTCGAGTATGTCGTCGTCGAGGCGGTCTCCTTGGGGGGCACCGACCGACGGCTGGCTCATTTCCCGTCGCTCGCCCGCTATATCGCGGATGGTTTCGAGCCCGAACGAGAGTTCGGTATTTTTCGAGTCCTGCGTCGTCGCGCTCGATAATACCGAGAGTGTTTACGTCTTCCTATCGCGGCCCTCGGGCTCCGATCGCGAAGAGAGCGCAGAGTCGCGCCTCGGTCAGCGCGAGGCCCCAGCCCCGGAGGCGTACGACCCGCTCTTTGCGGAAATCTTCTCGAACGCGATGAGCGACGGCTTCCCGGAGATTCCCGTGGAGGAGAATGTCCCACTCGATGTCGGAAAACAGGTGTTCGCTCAGAAGCTGAACGTCGTTCTCCGCCGGAACACGGCTCAAATAGGCCTGTCCAATCTCGATCGAGCCACTGGCATTGCCGAGAAGCGTCTCGAGCTCGAGGACCACGCTCTCTTTCCTCCTCCGAGAGTGGACGAGAGCGAGAGATCCGCCGGCAATTGCCCCGACCGCACCAAGGTAAGCGAGAAATCGGCGTCGCCTCATGGGTTACTCGTTGCTCAGGCTCGCCTTCAAATGATCCGCCAATCGAAGCGAGAGCGCGACGAGGGTCAAGGTCGGGTTCGCGAACCCGCTGGTGGTGAACACCGAGCTTCCGGCAACGTAGAGGTTTGAGACCGAGTGCACCCGGCAGTGGGTATCGACGACTCCTTTGAGAGGGTCCGAGTGCATTCGTGTGGTACCCATGTGGTGGGAGCCACCGTAGGTTCGCGGCCAGGATCCATCCAGAGTGGGGTCCACCCAGACACGAGCCCCTCCCGCCTGTCCCATACACCGTCCCATACATTCCAGCGTTTTTTCAACGCTGGTGCGGTCCAGCTCACTCAGACGCCACTCGAGCCGGGCGCGCCGCTTGCCGAACGGATCGGTCTCGTCACTCAGGCGAACCCTGCTTTCCGGGTTAGGGGCCTGTTCGGCACGGACGAGAAGACGCCCGTAAACCGGCTCCATGGCCTTGCCTGGCCCCAAGTCGATGTCGGCAACCAGGGAAGCCACCCCTTTCATGAAAGACCCCACCTTCGTTCGACGAGCCATCTTGAAGGGCTCCACGGCGCAGTTCAGCAGCCGATGTTCTTCCTGCAATCGCTCGGACACTCCGATCGCTGTTCTCGATCTCGGAGAGCTTCCCATGAGCTCCTCCAGCGAGCGGGACGGTGAAGTCGACGGAGGCAAATAGCAAAACGCCCCGGCGACCAGGTGCGGATGCTCCATGAAGAATCGTCCCACGAGATCGTGACCGTTGCCCAGCCCTCTGGTGTCCGCAGTGTTCGAGGCGAGCAGCAAGCGAGGGTTCTCGATCCCACCACAAGCCAGAACGAACTTCCTCGCCCCGACGGTGAAGCCTTTCCCCGTCAAAGACCGAGCTTCGACGGTCTCGATTCGATCGGCGCCCGCATTAGTGCTCAGCTCCACCGCGTTGGCGAAAAGGACGACGGTGACGTTGGCGGCTTCGACCAGCTGTTTGCGGTAGACCTCCCCGAAGCGGGTCGGCGGGCTCAAACTGAATAGCAGGTGGCGCAGGCCGCTCGCGCCTCGCAGGAATCGAGGGAGCTCGCTCGGTTGGGCCGAGTCGGCGGTTGGAATCGAGAACGATTCCAGCTGGCAGAGCTCGGCCGCTCTTCGGTAGTAAGGGACGATGTCGGAGAAAGGAATCGGCCAGCCGCTGAAGGGTACCCAGTGGCGCTCACGGAAATCGATGGCATCGAGGGGGCGACACATTCCTTCCCAGTGGTTGGTGGATCCACCGAAATATCGAAGGCGCGACTTCGTCAAATAAGGACTGTGCTCTTCCAGCACGGTTCCTGTTGCCCCCCCAGCGTACAGGGATTGTGTCCCGCGCTCGAAGTCCAGACCGCCGCTTTCTAGCAGAAGGACCGACTGGCGCTTGTCGATGAACTCTCTTGCCAGAGCAATCCCCGCCGCTCCCCCGCCGAGAATGCAAAGGTCGACCTGGAGAAGGGTTCGGTCGGGGATGGTGCGGGCGTCGCGCAACATCGGCAGGATCTTACTCGAACTCACATTGGCTTCCCGCTGAGAGCGGGTGGCGTCCCGAGAGAACGCGAGATTCGAAAAGGACCACCGTCTTCGATCTCCGCCGGTCAGCGCGGTTTTGTCTCTTGGGGCATTCCCGTACGGGTGCTTCCCGCGTTCTTCCAAGCATCGTAGCGAAGGCGCAGGGTCTTGACCGGGTTGGCGTTCTCGTCCGGGCGGATGTCCTCGTCGGTCACGCTGAGGTAAGCGAAATAGTCGCCGTCATTGTGCGATTGGCCAGTCGGGTCGTCCTTGTTGGCGATCGCGATGTAGGCGACATGGGCGGTCTTGGCGTCGCAAGGCGCCGCCGGCTTGGGCTCCTCTTCGCAGGTGCAGCGTTTGTCACCACCCATTTCGTCGGCGCCCTCCATCGCCGCCATCACTCGATCCGCTAGAGTTCCTTTGGCTCGGGTGAACGCGAGAGCGGCGTTTTGGGCCACGTTGTCGCTGAACAAGATGTTGCCCTGAACTTGAAAGAAAATGTCCTCCCCAACCCGTCCCGAAACGTAGAGCGCCGCCGGATTGTTGTCTTCTCCATTGAATCCGGCACTGCGTCCCTCGAGATCGAGAATCCCGAACTGGCGACGTTCCATCGAGGGCTCGTCCTTGGTGCTCTCGT contains:
- a CDS encoding DUF1028 domain-containing protein, yielding MVKRGLLTLGIVSCLQSSALATWSVIAVDRSTGQVIIASATCVPQSRFPPRPARDLMDIQAVIVPGIGVAACQAGVDNTRANQMIVYEELKKGTDPGRIIELLREHESTKDEPSMERRQFGILDLEGRSAGFNGEDNNPAALYVSGRVGEDIFFQVQGNILFSDNVAQNAALAFTRAKGTLADRVMAAMEGADEMGGDKRCTCEEEPKPAAPCDAKTAHVAYIAIANKDDPTGQSHNDGDYFAYLSVTDEDIRPDENANPVKTLRLRYDAWKNAGSTRTGMPQETKPR
- a CDS encoding GMC family oxidoreductase; translated protein: MLRDARTIPDRTLLQVDLCILGGGAAGIALAREFIDKRQSVLLLESGGLDFERGTQSLYAGGATGTVLEEHSPYLTKSRLRYFGGSTNHWEGMCRPLDAIDFRERHWVPFSGWPIPFSDIVPYYRRAAELCQLESFSIPTADSAQPSELPRFLRGASGLRHLLFSLSPPTRFGEVYRKQLVEAANVTVVLFANAVELSTNAGADRIETVEARSLTGKGFTVGARKFVLACGGIENPRLLLASNTADTRGLGNGHDLVGRFFMEHPHLVAGAFCYLPPSTSPSRSLEELMGSSPRSRTAIGVSERLQEEHRLLNCAVEPFKMARRTKVGSFMKGVASLVADIDLGPGKAMEPVYGRLLVRAEQAPNPESRVRLSDETDPFGKRRARLEWRLSELDRTSVEKTLECMGRCMGQAGGARVWVDPTLDGSWPRTYGGSHHMGTTRMHSDPLKGVVDTHCRVHSVSNLYVAGSSVFTTSGFANPTLTLVALSLRLADHLKASLSNE